A window from Zingiber officinale cultivar Zhangliang chromosome 7A, Zo_v1.1, whole genome shotgun sequence encodes these proteins:
- the LOC122002313 gene encoding receptor-like protein 7 has product MSFHRHHVLLLFLSAPFFFDLIAADVCVSDDSSALLQLKGGFSDASKLASWRSGSDCCTWEGVSCYSSTGRVVSLNLSSFSLSGMIDLALFNLTHLTSLNLAHNLFDGIPLLDLPFSKLVNLTSLNLSYAGFSGQIPADIGRLRNLVSLDISTSALAEPLDISIKLQDPNFGTLVRNLSNLRELVLDGVNISADGYEWCGAVSASTPGLQVLSLSGCSLSGSIHYSLSNLSSLSTLRLSGNSLRSSVPNFLSNFSSLSVLVLDSCGLQGYLPESLFRLRNLTVLDVSNNPMLSGHLPEFSVASALEILLLSATNFSGVLPESTGNLKALSKLQLSNCSFSGSIPPSMANLTQMIHLDLSLNSFSGVIPPTDQWSKIADINLSHNNLTGKIPSFSSKDGFGNLKKIDMRNNSLSGPIPVSLFTLPSLQVLYLSQNMFSGPLKNFQNASPSLTTVDVSDNSLEGPVPESLFNLSGLKVLSLASNNFDGMLDIDQFWKLRNLSNLDLSNNMLKITERVNGLSNSSFPKISTLKLVSCNLEKIPAFLQNLRGISYLDLSNNSIPDAIPEWIWSIGNGNLDYLNLSYNLFTSVEGPPANLSTPSLMILDLHSNRLQGPIPLLPLNTIVLDFSSNYFSSVIPEVLIIHLNYTVFLSLSNNTLTGEIPVSICNANFLQVLDLSNNNLSGSIPSCLLEGSNDLRVLNLRGNKLYGQFPQDIVEGCALRTINLNHNQLHGKLPMSLTNCSSLEVLDIGNNHIKDSFPYWLGNLSELRVLVMKANEFYGTLVNPPGTIESYHTFSKLQIFDLSSNNFIGNLPQNCFRNLKAMLFNSDIDRQTVGFRFLQYSKSSYYENTVTITSKGLTLTLSKVLTIFTAIDFSNNMLNGSIPQTVGDLTSLCVLNLSRNLLTGGIPPKLGAMTQLESLDLSTNQLSGEIPLELTSLTFLSFLNVSYNHLVGPIPQGKQFTTFRETSYEGNELCGEPLAKQCNEVPRSDSSLSSSASSTNLNWQCIAMGLGFGGGLAIVIGPLMFWNESRKWYNKHVDNMLRALFPGWFCDYCGEVKVAADDVGYDLCEIEDEGQRFCLFCTRLEFHSGKAIIHHVQCSCPRDLTVET; this is encoded by the coding sequence ATGAGCTTCCATCGCCACCACGTCCTCCTACTCTTCTTGTCGGCGCCCTTCTTCTTTGACCTGATTGCCGCCGATGTCTGCGTCTCCGACGACAGCTCCGCCCTCCTCCAGCTCAAGGGCGGCTTCTCCGACGCCTCAAAGCTCGCATCTTGGCGGTCCGGTTCCGACTGCTGCACGTGGGAGGGCGTGTCCTGCTACAGCTCCACCGGTCGCGTCGTCTCCCTCAACCTCAGCAGTTTCTCGCTGTCCGGAATGATCGACCTTGCCCTCTTCAACCTTACCCACCTCACATCGCTCAACCTCGCGCACAACCTGTTTGATGGGATTCCCTTACTGGATTTGCCCTTCTCGAAGCTTGTTAACCTCACCAGCCTCAATCTCTCCTACGCTGGATTTTCCGGTCAAATCCCGGCCGACATAGGTCGCCTCCGGAATTTGGTGTCTCTGGACATTTCCACCTCCGCTTTAGCAGAGCCCCTTGACATTTCGATAAAGCTCCAGGATCCCAATTTCGGAACCCTAGTTCGCAACCTTAGCAATCTGAGAGAACTTGTCTTAGATGGCGTCAACATCTCGGCCGATGGGTACGAGTGGTGCGGGGCAGTGTCAGCTTCAACCCCGGGACTGCAAGTGCTGAGCTTGTCGGGCTGTTCCCTCTCCGGTTCCATTCACTATTCCCTCTCCAACCTCTCATCGCTCTCGACGCTTCGCCTATCTGGGAATTCCTTGAGGTCCAGCGTTCCCAATTTCCTTAGTAATTTCTCATCTTTGAGTGTGCTTGTCCTCGATTCTTGCGGGCTTCAGGGATACCTTCCTGAAAGCTTATTTCGACTCAGAAATCTGACAGTTCTTGATGTTTCCAACAACCCAATGCTTTCTGGGCACTTGCCGGAATTCTCCGTGGCTAGCGCTTTGGAAATTTTGTTGCTCTCCGCGACGAACTTTTCTGGTGTTCTACCGGAATCAACTGGTAACCTCAAAGCTTTGTCAAAATTGCAGCTTTCCAATTGTAGTTTTTCTGGTTCAATACCACCTTCGATGGCAAATCTCACGCAAATGATTCACTTGGACCTTTCTCTGAATAGTTTCAGCGGCGTTATTCCTCCAACTGATCAATGGTCGAAGATTGCCGACATAAACCTTTCACATAATAACCTGACAGGAAAAATCCCTTCTTTCTCGAGTAAGGATGGATTTGGCAACCTCAAAAAAATTGATATGAGGAACAATTCACTCTCTGGACCGATTCCTGTTTCGCTGTTTACTCTACCCTCTTTACAGGTTCTGTACCTTAGCCAGAATATGTTTTCAGGTCCGCTCAAAAATTTTCAGAATGCTTCTCCCTCCTTGACGACTGTTGACGTGAGCGATAACAGTCTGGAAGGGCCAGTTCCAGAATCCTTGTTCAATCTCTCAGGATTAAAAGTTCTTTCACTTGCATCAAACAACTTCGATGGTATGCTAGACATTGATCAGTTCTGGAAATTGAGAAATCTCTCTAATCTTGACCTGTCAAACAACATGTTGAAGATAACAGAGAGAGTTAATGGTTTATCTAATAGTTCATTCCCAAAGATTAGTACATTGAAGTTGGTTTCCTGCAATTTAGAAAAGATTCCGGCATTCTTGCAAAATCTTCGTGGGATCAGTTACCTTGACCTCTCAAACAACAGCATTCCAGATGCAATACCAGAATGGATATGGAGCATTGGCAATGGAAATCTTGATTACTTGAATCTGTCGTACAACTTATTTACGTCTGTGGAAGGACCACCAGCAAATCTCAGTACGCCATCTCTGATGATCCTGGATCTCCATAGCAACAGGCTTCAGGGGCCTATTCCACTCCTTCCACTGAACACTATTGTTCTGGACTTCTCAAGCAACTATTTTTCGTCTGTCATTCCAGAAGTCTTGATCATCCACCTGAATTACACAGTTTTCCTATCACTTTCTAACAACACACTCACAGGTGAAATTCCAGTCTCAATTTGCAATGCTAACTTTCTTCAAGTCCTTGATCTCTCAAACAACAACTTGAGTGGTTCCATCCCATCATGCCTCTTGGAAGGAAGTAATGATTTGAGAGTCCTAAATCTGAGGGGAAATAAATTATATGGACAGTTTCCACAGGACATTGTTGAAGGATGTGCTCTTCGGACAATAAATCTCAACCATAACCAACTTCATGGGAAGTTGCCTATGTCCTTGACAAATTGTTCTTCGTTGGAGGTCCTTGATATTGGCAACAATCATATAAAAGACTCATTTCCGTATTGGCTGGGGAACCTTTCTGAGCTGCGGGTCCTTGTTATGAAGGCCAATGAATTTTATGGAACCCTTGTAAATCCTCCGGGAACCATAGAAAGCTATCATACCTTCTCAAAGCTgcaaatttttgatttgtcatctAATAATTTTATTGGTAACTTGCCCCAAAATTGCTTTAGAAATCTCAAAGCCATGTTGTTTAATTCAGATATTGACCGCCAAACAGTTGGTTTCAGATTCTTACAATACAGTAAATCATCTTATTATGAAAATACTGTTACAATCACAAGCAAAGGGCTGACATTGACACTAtcgaaagtcttgacaattttcaCAGCAATCGACTTCTCAAACAACATGCTAAATGGCAGCATCCCGCAGACCGTTGGTGACCTAACTTCACTTTGTGTTCTAAACCTTTCACGCAATCTCCTGACAGGTGGGATCCCTCCTAAGCTTGGAGCCATGACACAACTGGAGTCATTGGACCTCTCCACGAACCAACTCTCTGGAGAGATCCCTTTGGAGCTAACTTCGTTGACCTTTCTCTCTTTTCTGAATGTCTCATACAATCATCTGGTTGGACCAATTCCACAGGGCAAACAATTTACCACATTTCGAGAAACTTCATATGAAGGAAATGAACTATGCGGCGAACCATTGGCAAAACAATGCAATGAAGTGCCTCGTTCAGACTCTAGTTTGTCATCCTCAGCTTCATCAACGAATCTAAACTGGCAATGCATTGCCATGGGTTTGGGGTTTGGAGGTGGCTTGGCAATTGTTATTGGGCCTTTAATGTTTTGGAATGAAAGTAGGAAGTGGTACAATAAGCATGTTGACAACATGCTCAGAGCACTTTTTCCTGGATGGTTTTGTGATTATTGTGGGGAGGTCAAGGTGGCAGCCGATGATGTTGGCTATGACTTGTGTGAGATAGAAGATGAAGGCCAAAGATTTTGCCTCTTCTGTACTCGTCTAGAGTTTCATTCAGGCAAAGCCATTATACATCATGTGCAGTGCTCTTGTCCTAGAGATTTGACTGTGGAAACATGA
- the LOC121999685 gene encoding uncharacterized protein LOC121999685 yields MSRESRLVKRENSMNHGSSRSVYYGVAAVAVPFLWESVPGTPKKTAGDASLLPPLLLSPPPGSHCLSSPGRSERKSPKRFVRCVALKLLRGSKLSSWLPILFPMASSPLNAAGDVSLPSALCFRVRRGTNDKIN; encoded by the coding sequence ATGAGTAGGGAATCGAGATTGGTAAAGCGGGAGAATTCGATGAATCATGGTTCCTCCAGGTCAGTTTACTACGGGGTggccgccgtcgccgtgcccttcTTATGGGAGTCGGTGCCCGGGACGCCGAAGAAGACTGCCGGAGACGCCTCGCTGCTGCCGCCGCTGTTGCTCAGCCCGCCGCCGGGCTCCCACTGCCTCTCCAGCCCAGGGAGGAGCGAGAGGAAGTCTCCCAAGCGCTTCGTGCGCTGCGTGGCGCTGAAGCTCCTCCGGGGCAGCAAGTTGTCTTCCTGGCTGCCGATTTTGTTCCCGATGGCCTCGTCGCCGCTGAACGCCGCCGGGGATGTCTCTCTGCCGTCGGCGTTGTGCTTCAGAGTGAGACGAGGGACAAATGATAAGATCAATTGA
- the LOC122002314 gene encoding 60S ribosomal protein L10-like has translation MGRRPARCYRQIKNKPYPKSRYCRGVPDPKIRIYDVGMKKKGVDEFPFCVHLVSWEKENVSSEALEAARIACNKYMTKFAGKDAFHLRVRVHPFHVLRINKMLSCAGADRLQTGMRGAFGKPQGTCARVSIGQVLLSVRCKDNNSQNAQEALRRAKFKFPGRQKIIISGKWGFTKFSRNDYVKWKSQNRIVPDGVNAKLLGCHGPLSKRQPGRAFLQSAFAEAS, from the exons ATGGGCCGAC GACCTGCACGTTGTTATCGTCAGATCAAGAACAAACCATATCCTAAATCTCGCTATTGCCGTGGTGTTCCTGATCCCAAGATTAGGATCTATGACGTTGGAATGAAGAAGAAAGGGGTTGATGAGTTTCCCTTTTGTGTTCATCTGGTGAGTTGGGAAAAGGAAAATGTTTCAAGTGAAGCTCTGGAGGCTGCCCGCATTGCATGTAACAAGTACATGACGAAGTTTGCGGGGAAGGATGCTTTCCACCTCCGAGTGAGAGTCCACCCATTCCATGTCCTGCGAATCAACAAAATGCTTTCTTGTGCTGGAGCTGATAGACTCCAGACTGGTATGAGGGGGGCCTTCGGGAAGCCACAAGGGACATGTGCTAGGGTAAGTATTGGTCAGGTGCTTCTCTCTGTTCGTTGCAAGGACAACAATAGCCAAAATGCCCAAGAAGCATTGCGCCGTGCCAAGTTCAAGTTCCCCGGCAGGCAGAAGATAATTATTAGTGGGAAATG GGGTTTCACTAAGTTTAGCCGCAATGACTATGTGAAGTGGAAGAGCCAGAACAGAATTGTACCAGATGGAGTCAATGCCAAG TTACTTGGTTGCCATGGGCCACTTTCCAAACGTCAACCTGGAAGAGCATTCTTACAATCCGCTTTTGCTGAAGCTTCTTAA